In Nostoc sp. KVJ3, one DNA window encodes the following:
- a CDS encoding CmcJ/NvfI family oxidoreductase gives MSLNSSFLLDLPHVEAELTYFTPMAEKPVIYAYERPPGIPPSNRKFETHLMPICNIRAVSQDISLEREGFKQVVQQSNVRNFYDENEIRRVYYPEAEQLLKEVIGAEKVVIFDHTLRNAQRLQNGESGISEPIKYVHNDFTAISGYTRARKELTARGVDNIDQLLQQRFALINIWRAIAPVSKSPLAVCNAFSIAPTDLVATDIVYRDYVGETYLITYNPTHQWFYFPQMQPSEALLFKCFDSAEDGRARFAAHTGFDDPTSPPDAPARESIELRTLVFYPT, from the coding sequence ATGAGCCTAAACAGTAGCTTTTTGCTCGACCTGCCGCACGTTGAGGCAGAACTAACTTATTTTACGCCAATGGCAGAAAAACCTGTTATCTATGCCTATGAACGACCACCAGGGATTCCACCATCCAATCGAAAGTTCGAGACACACTTGATGCCAATCTGTAACATACGGGCGGTTTCACAAGACATATCTTTAGAGCGAGAAGGCTTTAAACAAGTTGTACAACAAAGCAATGTTCGCAATTTTTATGACGAAAATGAGATCCGTCGTGTCTATTATCCTGAAGCCGAGCAACTTTTGAAAGAGGTAATAGGTGCCGAAAAGGTGGTGATATTCGATCACACTCTCCGTAACGCTCAACGCTTACAGAATGGTGAAAGCGGGATCAGTGAGCCTATTAAGTATGTACATAACGACTTTACTGCCATTTCTGGCTATACTCGCGCACGCAAAGAGTTGACAGCACGGGGGGTAGATAATATTGATCAATTACTACAGCAAAGGTTTGCTTTGATTAACATTTGGCGAGCGATCGCCCCAGTTTCTAAGTCACCATTAGCAGTGTGCAACGCTTTTAGTATCGCACCAACAGACCTAGTAGCTACTGACATAGTGTACCGCGATTACGTTGGTGAAACCTACTTAATAACCTATAACCCAACACATCAATGGTTCTACTTCCCCCAAATGCAACCCTCGGAAGCACTATTGTTTAAGTGCTTTGACTCGGCAGAGGACGGACGGGCGAGGTTTGCTGCTCATACTGGGTTTGATGACCCAACAAGCCCACCAGATGCCCCAGCTAGAGAAAGTATTGAATTGCGGACGCTGGTTTTCTATCCTACATAA
- a CDS encoding beta strand repeat-containing protein codes for MTNFIVNQATDDGSGLTTGTLSYAILQANQLAGDDTVTLNNDVRVTGVVKNLVNSNISIVGNNHTLSGDANNNGINDNGDLRPLFILSGTVGISNLTITNGRAKGGNSYGGGGGAGMGGGLFIYDGNVSLTNVAFSNNAAQGGSSGNYAGYSAGNGGGGMFGNSGNGNGGGGLFAAGTGNDGGYGGNGNYGGGTGAFGGGGSAGSAGSAGGFGGGGSVYSAGGFGGGGAGGGGGAGGYGGGSGFGYGSVGNGGFGGGDSGGAAGGGGGAGLGGGIFVRSGSLTLNNTSFTNNTATGGSSFLNGQGLGGAIFIMQSTTNTNGNNQGMPTVLGSVDFVGSSTFSGNSAANDAGTLTNNDDVYGTQIPVTTTTVSITTQTPTANEGGSNGVYRLTRSDTTGDLTINLTLDGSSTASTADYTLSGGSVTVSGSTLTATIAAGQSFVDLNLAAFDDIAAEAAETLKLNLDTGTGYTIDGTNNTATVTIAANDTVVTNTNDSGEGSLRQAIINANALAGANTITFEGSVFTDATPDTITLTSGKLVISDALTINGLGASNLSISGNNASGVFGIDDGDGGNKITVAIDGLTITGGVIAASSTLKISP; via the coding sequence ATGACAAACTTCATCGTCAACCAAGCCACCGATGACGGCAGTGGTTTAACTACAGGCACCCTCAGTTATGCAATCCTCCAAGCTAACCAACTAGCAGGGGATGACACCGTTACCCTCAATAATGATGTGCGTGTGACTGGGGTAGTCAAAAATCTAGTAAACAGCAACATCAGCATTGTGGGCAACAACCACACCCTTAGCGGCGATGCCAATAATAACGGCATCAACGATAATGGCGATCTACGCCCCTTGTTTATCCTGTCGGGAACCGTGGGTATTTCTAATTTAACCATCACCAACGGACGAGCCAAAGGCGGAAATAGTTACGGCGGCGGCGGCGGTGCTGGTATGGGAGGCGGCTTGTTCATTTATGATGGCAATGTCTCTTTAACCAATGTTGCATTTAGTAATAATGCAGCACAAGGCGGTAGTAGCGGCAATTATGCCGGCTACTCCGCCGGCAACGGCGGCGGCGGCATGTTTGGCAATTCCGGCAACGGCAACGGCGGCGGCGGACTTTTTGCAGCAGGTACTGGCAACGATGGTGGTTATGGTGGTAACGGTAACTACGGCGGTGGGACTGGTGCCTTCGGCGGCGGTGGCAGTGCTGGCAGTGCTGGCAGTGCTGGCGGCTTTGGTGGCGGTGGCAGTGTTTACAGTGCTGGCGGCTTTGGCGGCGGCGGTGCTGGCGGTGGCGGCGGTGCTGGGGGTTACGGTGGTGGCAGCGGCTTTGGCTATGGCAGTGTTGGTAACGGTGGCTTTGGCGGCGGTGACAGTGGTGGCGCTGCTGGCGGTGGCGGCGGTGCTGGACTGGGGGGCGGCATCTTCGTCCGCAGTGGTTCTTTAACCCTCAACAACACCAGCTTTACCAACAACACTGCCACAGGTGGTAGTTCATTTCTCAACGGTCAAGGCTTAGGTGGGGCAATCTTCATCATGCAGTCCACCACTAATACCAACGGCAATAACCAGGGAATGCCCACCGTCCTTGGTAGTGTTGATTTTGTGGGTTCGTCTACCTTCAGCGGCAACAGTGCAGCTAACGACGCAGGGACTCTCACTAATAACGATGATGTTTACGGCACACAAATACCTGTCACTACTACCACCGTCAGCATTACTACTCAAACACCAACAGCCAATGAAGGTGGTAGCAACGGTGTTTATCGCCTAACTCGCAGCGACACCACAGGGGATTTAACTATTAACCTCACCCTTGATGGCAGCAGCACAGCCTCTACTGCCGACTATACCCTCAGTGGTGGCAGCGTCACGGTTTCTGGCAGTACCTTAACTGCGACCATTGCCGCTGGACAAAGCTTTGTTGATCTTAACCTAGCAGCCTTTGACGACATCGCCGCCGAAGCAGCCGAAACCCTCAAACTCAACTTGGACACTGGCACAGGCTACACCATCGACGGCACGAACAATACTGCTACTGTCACCATCGCAGCCAACGATACGGTAGTGACTAACACCAACGATTCGGGTGAAGGTTCTTTACGGCAAGCGATTATTAATGCCAATGCCCTAGCAGGTGCGAATACAATTACCTTTGAGGGCAGTGTCTTCACCGATGCCACCCCCGATACCATTACCCTGACTTCTGGGAAATTAGTCATTAGCGATGCCTTGACTATCAATGGACTAGGGGCAAGCAACCTGAGCATTAGTGGTAACAACGCCTCTGGTGTCTTCGGCATCGATGATGGCGATGGTGGCAATAAAATTACCGTAGCGATTGACGGACTGACGATTACGGGGGGAGTGATAGCGGCATCATCAACTTTGAAAATCTCTCCCTAA
- a CDS encoding ISH3 family transposase, whose protein sequence is MTATTPVLTDNQTLKEVVNCLAENAPIRTQGNCEQKNIFEILIRAATQRDSIENTTKVLKNVPTSNDIRYHLEKYSDITSLEEDLNKALQSRLPTGIRQGQQKIAIDFNLIPYYGEASPAEAPFIYRSKAKSGTCSFYAYATLYVIKKNKRVTLAIKAVRQQDTKVALITYLLGLIEPIKLKVERLYLDREFFCVPVIHWLQALDIPFEMPAIIRGKYGGTRQLIRGRRSYKTSYTLNSDKYGSVTFQVWIVCTYKNGKRRAHGREFFIYAVYKVQLSLQLIHDDYRLRFGIESSYRMKNQCRIKTTIKNPTIRFLFVALAFLIINVWIYLVWHYLSRLKRSARQVFSHLFTLKQMLEFLRQAVDRNYGVACEVCLPSG, encoded by the coding sequence ATGACTGCAACTACCCCGGTTTTAACCGATAATCAAACGTTAAAAGAAGTGGTTAACTGTTTAGCAGAAAATGCTCCAATTAGAACTCAAGGTAATTGCGAACAAAAAAATATATTTGAAATTTTAATTCGAGCAGCTACTCAAAGAGACAGCATTGAAAACACTACTAAAGTCTTAAAAAATGTTCCGACTAGTAATGATATCCGTTACCATTTAGAAAAATATTCAGACATCACTTCTTTGGAAGAGGATTTAAATAAGGCACTCCAAAGTCGCTTGCCAACTGGCATACGGCAGGGACAACAGAAAATCGCCATCGATTTTAATCTAATTCCATATTATGGTGAAGCATCACCAGCCGAAGCACCTTTTATTTATAGAAGTAAAGCTAAAAGTGGTACTTGCTCTTTTTACGCTTACGCTACTCTCTACGTAATTAAAAAGAATAAACGAGTCACTTTAGCTATTAAAGCTGTTCGGCAACAAGATACAAAAGTAGCGCTTATTACTTATCTTTTAGGATTAATTGAGCCAATTAAGTTAAAAGTTGAGCGATTATATTTAGATAGGGAGTTCTTTTGCGTCCCAGTAATTCATTGGTTGCAAGCTTTGGATATCCCATTTGAAATGCCAGCTATTATTCGAGGCAAATATGGAGGAACTAGACAGTTAATTAGAGGTCGGCGTAGTTACAAAACATCTTATACTTTAAATAGCGATAAATATGGGTCGGTTACTTTTCAAGTGTGGATAGTTTGTACTTATAAAAACGGTAAAAGGCGAGCGCATGGACGAGAATTCTTTATTTATGCAGTCTATAAAGTCCAGTTATCTTTACAGCTTATACATGATGATTATCGTCTTCGTTTTGGGATTGAGAGTAGCTACCGAATGAAAAACCAGTGCCGAATTAAAACTACTATTAAAAATCCCACCATTCGCTTTCTATTTGTAGCCTTGGCATTTTTAATTATTAATGTTTGGATTTATCTAGTCTGGCATTATCTTAGTCGCTTAAAAAGAAGTGCCAGACAAGTTTTCTCTCATCTATTTACCCTCAAACAGATGCTTGAATTTTTACGTCAAGCCGTAGACCGCAACTATGGGGTAGCCTGTGAAGTTTGTTTACCATCTGGCTGA
- a CDS encoding sulfotransferase family protein has product MTSKIHFISGLPRSGSTLLGALLRQNPRFHASMTSPVGSLVNRILEAMSEDNEFSVFITPEQKRALTLTIFSTFYESQAQKEVIFDTNRLWCSKLSLIEELFPGSKVICCVRNVAWIMDSIERLIRKNAFDVSRMFNNAAERSTVYTRTEALSQGGRLVGFAYNALKEAFYSEHSASLLLVDYDLLSQAPDKTLSLIYQFLQEEPFEHDFANVEYEASEFDNRLNTKGLHQVRPKVEFQPRLTILPPDLFTQYDSLSFWKNPSNSLANVIVAQPVEAVSK; this is encoded by the coding sequence ATGACTTCCAAAATCCACTTTATCTCCGGCTTACCTCGTTCGGGTTCCACCTTACTCGGAGCCTTACTGCGGCAAAACCCCCGGTTTCACGCCAGCATGACTAGCCCTGTTGGTAGTCTGGTGAACCGAATCCTAGAAGCGATGAGCGAAGATAATGAATTTTCAGTCTTTATCACCCCTGAGCAAAAACGGGCATTAACCTTAACTATCTTTTCCACCTTTTACGAATCCCAAGCACAAAAAGAAGTCATCTTCGATACTAACCGCTTGTGGTGTAGCAAATTGTCTTTAATTGAAGAGCTATTTCCTGGCTCAAAGGTAATTTGCTGCGTGCGAAATGTCGCTTGGATTATGGATAGCATCGAACGGCTGATTAGAAAAAACGCTTTTGATGTGTCGCGGATGTTTAATAATGCCGCTGAACGCTCCACAGTTTACACCCGCACCGAAGCCCTGAGTCAAGGGGGACGGTTGGTGGGCTTTGCTTATAACGCCCTCAAGGAAGCATTTTATAGCGAACATAGCGCCTCTTTGCTTTTAGTGGACTATGACTTGTTAAGCCAAGCACCTGATAAAACCCTATCGCTGATTTATCAATTTTTGCAAGAGGAACCCTTTGAGCATGATTTTGCCAACGTGGAATACGAAGCTTCAGAGTTTGATAATCGCCTAAATACCAAAGGACTACATCAAGTGCGTCCTAAAGTTGAGTTTCAACCGCGACTGACGATTTTACCACCAGATTTATTTACTCAGTATGATTCCTTGTCTTTTTGGAAGAATCCTAGCAATAGTCTGGCTAACGTAATTGTCGCCCAGCCGGTAGAAGCGGTGAGTAAATGA
- a CDS encoding tetratricopeptide repeat protein: protein MNISAIINHNRKYVVKLMEEIDVEQGQLWYEKGLEHFKSGNLSGVMECFRNALYFYPNFAEVHNTIGMIQFQIEKYEGTIQLFDNALAMNPNFAEAYNNRGLARSKICHKSEFPKVIEDYTKAIALNPNLVQAYLNRADTYKNLTGDNPAAILDYNQVILLDPNCLSAYINRANIYFLCGELESSLSDLEKALSLDADCAEAYCGRGTVRFHLGNIEALKKIYLKRSIYMRREGI from the coding sequence ATGAATATTTCAGCAATTATAAATCACAATAGAAAATATGTGGTGAAATTAATGGAAGAGATTGATGTAGAACAAGGTCAACTGTGGTATGAAAAAGGATTGGAACATTTCAAATCAGGAAACTTATCTGGAGTAATGGAGTGCTTCAGAAATGCACTTTATTTCTATCCTAATTTTGCGGAAGTTCACAATACTATAGGAATGATTCAGTTTCAAATCGAAAAATATGAAGGTACGATTCAACTTTTTGATAACGCATTAGCAATGAATCCTAACTTTGCTGAAGCTTATAATAATCGGGGACTAGCTCGATCAAAAATCTGTCATAAATCAGAATTCCCCAAGGTGATTGAAGATTACACTAAAGCCATCGCCCTGAATCCAAATTTAGTCCAAGCTTATTTAAATCGGGCTGATACGTATAAAAATCTAACTGGTGATAATCCAGCAGCTATCTTAGATTACAATCAAGTAATTTTACTTGACCCAAACTGTTTATCAGCCTATATAAATAGGGCGAATATTTATTTTTTATGTGGGGAATTAGAAAGTTCACTCTCTGATTTAGAAAAGGCATTATCTCTAGATGCTGATTGTGCAGAAGCATACTGTGGACGAGGGACAGTCAGATTCCATCTGGGCAATATTGAGGCGCTAAAAAAGATTTATTTAAAGCGTTCGATTTATATGAGGCGCGAGGGAATATGA
- a CDS encoding Rpn family recombination-promoting nuclease/putative transposase, with the protein MIDHDRLFKELLSTFFIDFLDLFLPQVASQIDRNSIQLLPQEVFNDVTSGEKKEIDLLAQVRYQQQDTCFLIHVENQSYTETAFAKRMFKYFARLHEKYDLPIYPVVIFSFDEPKRAEPQNYRVTFGDLKVLEFQFVAIQLNRLSWRDFLTQPNPVAAALMSKMNISKQERPQVKAECLRLLATLKLDPARMQLISGFVDTYLRLDDTEKQVFQAAISTMGLDEQEEIMEIVTSWQQEGAQKTREEIALNLLKRGMIVQEISQVTGLSLEQVQQLQALLSQEN; encoded by the coding sequence ATGATTGACCACGACCGCCTTTTCAAAGAATTATTATCTACGTTTTTTATTGATTTTCTTGATTTGTTTCTACCTCAAGTAGCCAGCCAAATAGATCGTAATTCCATCCAGCTTTTACCCCAAGAAGTATTTAATGATGTCACTTCTGGCGAAAAGAAGGAAATTGATTTACTGGCGCAGGTGCGTTATCAACAGCAAGATACTTGTTTTCTAATTCATGTTGAAAACCAGTCTTACACTGAAACAGCCTTTGCAAAGCGGATGTTTAAATATTTTGCGCGCCTACATGAAAAGTATGATTTACCGATTTACCCAGTTGTAATTTTTTCTTTTGATGAACCCAAACGCGCCGAACCCCAAAATTATCGCGTCACCTTTGGAGATTTAAAAGTGCTGGAATTTCAGTTTGTAGCAATCCAGTTGAATCGTTTAAGTTGGCGCGATTTTCTCACGCAGCCAAATCCGGTGGCGGCAGCATTAATGTCAAAGATGAATATTTCCAAGCAAGAACGTCCACAGGTGAAGGCGGAATGTTTGCGGCTGCTGGCGACCTTAAAATTAGACCCAGCAAGGATGCAACTAATTTCTGGGTTCGTTGATACGTATTTGAGGCTCGACGATACTGAGAAACAGGTCTTTCAAGCGGCAATCAGTACAATGGGATTAGATGAACAGGAGGAAATTATGGAGATTGTTACAAGTTGGCAACAGGAAGGCGCTCAAAAAACAAGAGAAGAGATTGCATTAAATTTACTCAAAAGAGGAATGATTGTGCAAGAAATCTCACAAGTCACGGGTTTAAGTCTTGAACAAGTTCAGCAGTTACAAGCTCTTCTTTCTCAAGAAAATTAA
- a CDS encoding VCBS domain-containing protein, translating to MTGNGNNLIGSLTGASGSIGTGSDITFASAGITNINQVIAALANNGGATQTHALVAGSAAINAGNNTLIPSGVTTDQRGITRTIGSTVDIGAYESPFIAPVAANDTATTDENTAVNINVLGNDTDANGDSLSVIKVNGNSVTVGTPITLASGALLTLNANGTFNYNPNSQFESLGVGATASDSFTYTASDNGKGGTSTATVNLTINGVNDVATITGTATAAITEDTATPNLTATGSLTVTDVDAGQNIFNTTVTSATGNLGSLSITSAGAYSYSVANSAVQFLGAGQTKAETFTVKSVDGTASKNITVTINGVNDAPTVANALPDKTTIENSGFNFTVPANTFADVDTSNTLTYTATLDNGNALPSWLTFNTTTRIFSGTPVAANVGIISVKVTAKDNSNATVSDIFNLTVTPLNLTGTPNADTLTGTASNNTINGLAGNDTITGNKGNDTLTGGSGQDRFVYNLGDGVDTITDFGGVGQGVNPSAAVIAATDTLKFLGTGLTAQNLLLTKNGSNLEVSFESVANSPKVILQNFALENLDNLRKVNGASVDLGNILFNGQTTIQNDFDIFDANSTLTSITRENIVTFLNDNNNTVNGFNDSADVINAQGGNDRIDGKSGNDLLRGGAGNDILIGGSGNDILIGGADNDTLTGDSGKDLFVYQAFSDRGTTGDTITDFNKNDDKLVLTDLFKSLSYSGSNPISDGYLRFVQLGSSTQVKVDSNGGADAFSTLATLNNFTATNLVIGSNVLV from the coding sequence GTGACAGGAAATGGCAACAACCTCATCGGTAGTTTGACTGGCGCATCTGGCAGCATCGGCACTGGCAGCGATATCACCTTTGCCTCGGCTGGCATTACCAATATTAACCAAGTCATCGCCGCCCTTGCTAACAACGGCGGTGCTACCCAAACCCACGCTTTAGTTGCAGGTTCTGCTGCCATCAATGCGGGGAACAATACCCTTATCCCAAGCGGTGTCACCACCGACCAACGAGGTATCACTCGCACCATCGGCAGTACTGTGGATATTGGGGCTTATGAATCGCCTTTCATCGCTCCTGTTGCTGCCAACGATACTGCTACTACTGATGAAAATACTGCTGTCAATATCAACGTCTTGGGCAATGACACTGATGCTAATGGCGACAGCTTGAGTGTGATTAAAGTTAATGGCAACAGTGTCACAGTCGGTACACCAATTACCCTAGCTTCTGGGGCGCTACTCACTCTCAACGCCAATGGCACTTTTAACTATAACCCCAACAGTCAATTTGAATCTTTGGGTGTGGGTGCAACTGCCAGCGATAGCTTCACTTACACTGCTAGCGATAATGGCAAGGGCGGCACCAGCACAGCAACGGTTAACCTGACTATCAACGGTGTTAACGATGTAGCCACTATTACAGGTACAGCTACAGCAGCCATTACCGAAGATACAGCTACCCCCAACCTCACTGCGACAGGTTCCCTCACTGTCACTGATGTCGATGCAGGTCAAAACATCTTCAACACCACCGTCACTTCAGCGACAGGTAATCTCGGTAGTTTGAGCATCACCAGTGCCGGAGCCTACAGCTACAGCGTTGCTAACAGTGCGGTGCAATTCTTAGGTGCGGGTCAAACTAAAGCTGAAACCTTCACTGTTAAATCTGTTGATGGCACAGCTAGCAAAAACATTACTGTCACCATCAATGGTGTTAACGATGCACCAACTGTAGCAAATGCCCTGCCAGATAAAACCACCATTGAAAATAGTGGCTTCAACTTCACCGTTCCCGCCAACACCTTTGCTGATGTCGATACAAGCAACACCTTAACTTATACCGCCACCTTAGATAACGGTAACGCCTTACCCAGTTGGTTAACTTTTAATACGACTACTCGCATCTTCAGCGGCACACCTGTGGCTGCTAATGTGGGAATCATCAGCGTCAAAGTTACAGCCAAAGACAACAGCAACGCTACTGTCAGCGATATCTTTAACCTGACAGTTACTCCACTCAACTTGACGGGAACCCCAAATGCTGATACTCTCACAGGCACAGCCAGCAATAACACCATTAATGGATTAGCTGGTAACGACACCATTACAGGTAACAAAGGTAACGACACTCTCACAGGTGGCAGTGGTCAAGATAGATTTGTCTACAACTTGGGCGACGGTGTTGATACTATCACTGATTTCGGTGGTGTCGGTCAAGGGGTAAACCCATCAGCCGCAGTCATTGCGGCAACTGATACTCTGAAATTCCTTGGGACTGGCTTAACTGCTCAAAATCTGCTGCTGACTAAGAATGGTAGCAATCTAGAAGTTTCCTTTGAAAGCGTCGCCAATAGTCCTAAGGTAATCTTGCAAAACTTTGCTTTAGAAAACCTGGATAACCTCCGAAAAGTTAACGGAGCTAGTGTTGACTTGGGTAACATCTTGTTTAATGGGCAAACCACCATTCAAAACGACTTTGATATCTTTGATGCCAACTCTACCCTAACTAGTATTACTAGAGAGAATATAGTCACTTTCCTCAACGACAACAACAACACTGTCAACGGATTTAACGACTCTGCTGATGTCATCAACGCTCAAGGAGGTAATGACCGCATCGACGGCAAGAGTGGCAATGACCTACTGCGCGGTGGTGCTGGTAATGATATTCTCATTGGTGGTAGCGGTAATGACATCCTGATTGGTGGTGCTGATAATGACACCCTTACTGGTGATAGCGGTAAGGATCTATTTGTCTACCAAGCTTTTAGCGACAGAGGAACTACTGGTGATACAATCACTGACTTTAACAAGAATGACGATAAGTTAGTTTTAACTGACCTATTTAAGAGTCTGAGCTACAGTGGCAGCAATCCTATCAGCGATGGCTACCTACGGTTTGTGCAATTGGGTAGTTCTACGCAAGTTAAGGTTGACTCTAATGGTGGTGCTGACGCTTTCAGCACTTTGGCGACTTTGAATAATTTCACCGCGACAAATTTGGTGATTGGTAGTAACGTCCTAGTTTAG
- a CDS encoding helix-turn-helix domain-containing protein, with protein MKIRRYTDIEISGLGGKIKQARKADGRSVEVLAGEADISRSYWHDIEAERIRDALPEDTLRKIERVLGIDLGVKFDD; from the coding sequence GTGAAAATCAGACGCTACACAGACATTGAAATTTCAGGTTTAGGAGGAAAAATTAAACAAGCTAGAAAAGCTGATGGGCGTTCAGTCGAGGTTTTGGCAGGAGAAGCTGATATTAGCCGATCTTACTGGCACGATATTGAGGCAGAACGAATACGAGATGCTTTGCCTGAAGACACATTAAGGAAAATTGAGCGAGTACTTGGTATTGACTTAGGAGTGAAATTCGATGATTAA
- a CDS encoding IS630 family transposase (programmed frameshift) yields the protein MKPYSLDFRQKIFDTYLSGGISQRQLANKFCVSLGFIEKLLKQYRETASIAPKVRTKQTPPKLNEEQIKILEEIVEAKNDSTLSEIRSELKEKTGITIGISTVDRMLQRIEISLKKKTLHAAEKQTERVQLLRVQFWLQLHGIPAENLVFLDEAGANLSLIRHSARSKKGKRAHGSRPQKRCKNVSIIGAIALKGVISQYSILGASDRLTFEAYISQKLVPKLWEGACVIMDNCSIHKGGDIEKLIESAGAKLIYLPPYSPDFSPIETCWSKIKSLLRSLEARSYPDLAKAIESAFNQVSLNDIYNWFTHSCYCTSLD from the exons ATGAAACCATATTCCCTCGACTTTCGCCAAAAAATATTTGATACATACTTGTCAGGTGGAATATCACAACGTCAATTAGCAAACAAATTTTGTGTCAGTTTAGGTTTTATTGAGAAATTACTAAAGCAATATAGAGAAACAGCAAGTATAGCTCCTAAAGTTAGGACAAAACAAACTCCTCCAAAGCTCAACGAAGAACAAATTAAGATTCTTGAAGAAATAGTTGAAGCTAAGAATGATTCGACTTTATCAGAAATTCGCTCAGAACTCAAAGAAAAAACAGGAATAACAATTGGTATATCTACAGTAGACAGGATGTTACAGAGGATAGAGATAAGCCTAAA AAAAAAAACATTGCACGCCGCAGAAAAACAGACTGAAAGAGTTCAATTATTAAGAGTACAGTTCTGGCTTCAACTTCATGGGATACCGGCGGAAAACCTTGTATTTCTTGACGAAGCAGGAGCTAATCTATCTTTAATAAGACACTCCGCTCGTTCTAAAAAAGGTAAAAGAGCGCATGGCTCACGACCTCAAAAACGCTGTAAAAATGTCTCCATAATTGGAGCGATTGCTCTCAAAGGCGTGATTAGTCAATATAGTATTTTAGGAGCATCTGACAGGCTGACATTTGAGGCTTACATTTCTCAAAAATTAGTTCCAAAGCTGTGGGAAGGCGCTTGTGTAATCATGGATAATTGTTCAATTCATAAAGGTGGAGATATTGAGAAATTAATCGAATCTGCTGGAGCTAAATTGATTTATTTGCCACCATATTCTCCTGATTTTTCACCAATTGAAACCTGTTGGTCAAAAATTAAAAGTTTACTACGTTCTCTTGAAGCTAGAAGTTATCCAGACTTAGCAAAAGCAATTGAAAGTGCTTTTAATCAAGTCTCGTTAAATGATATTTATAATTGGTTTACCCATTCTTGTTACTGTACTTCACTAGACTGA
- a CDS encoding J domain-containing protein, giving the protein MPRKTTVPSQSIKVTPLALSQLHIRLEFLEKEHQSLLKQIKRKRTELKNFVEQMRSFGTEFLNKATPSFRKMAELDQEIHALFEEIFTTRKFGKQTLKNIQALYRDLQVTGAISLKPNSQQLDTLNESFDNEDSQSDFSKETSEQQHQSWQGQQSVDSASFVRADDQRKIRQTFLKLAEIFHPDKARDSETQKSHTEIMKEINKAYQEGDLARLLEIERSQQPLEIIDNNNEDDLTRRCRTLEQHNQILLAQYEKLKQELRLTKNTPEGTMVCDSRKAAKKGIDAMAAIVETIGNQINVVSEIRDFVKGFKEKKITIQEFLDGPVSLRSTDESIMEDILEQMLSELMR; this is encoded by the coding sequence ATGCCTCGAAAAACTACAGTCCCATCGCAATCAATTAAAGTAACTCCGCTGGCTCTGTCTCAATTACATATCCGCTTAGAGTTTTTAGAAAAAGAACATCAATCACTACTCAAACAGATTAAAAGAAAGCGCACAGAACTGAAGAACTTTGTTGAACAGATGCGTTCTTTTGGCACAGAATTTCTCAATAAAGCTACTCCCAGTTTCCGAAAAATGGCTGAGTTAGACCAGGAGATCCATGCTCTGTTTGAGGAGATTTTTACTACTAGAAAGTTCGGTAAACAAACCCTCAAAAATATACAAGCACTTTACCGTGACCTACAGGTAACTGGAGCCATCAGTCTAAAACCCAACAGCCAACAGTTAGATACATTAAACGAATCGTTTGACAATGAAGATTCCCAATCAGATTTTTCAAAGGAAACTAGTGAACAACAGCATCAATCTTGGCAAGGACAACAGTCTGTAGACTCTGCCTCTTTTGTCAGAGCAGATGACCAAAGAAAAATTCGTCAAACATTTCTAAAATTAGCTGAAATCTTTCACCCTGATAAAGCCAGAGACAGTGAAACACAGAAGTCTCACACAGAAATCATGAAAGAAATCAATAAAGCCTACCAAGAGGGGGATTTAGCAAGACTTCTTGAAATTGAACGAAGTCAACAACCCTTAGAAATTATTGACAATAATAACGAGGATGATTTAACCCGTAGATGCCGAACTCTAGAACAGCACAATCAAATCCTCCTGGCTCAATATGAAAAACTGAAACAGGAACTGCGTTTGACAAAAAATACTCCAGAAGGAACGATGGTTTGCGATTCTCGAAAAGCTGCTAAAAAAGGCATTGACGCTATGGCTGCTATTGTAGAAACAATTGGCAATCAAATTAACGTCGTTTCTGAGATTCGGGATTTTGTTAAAGGCTTTAAAGAAAAGAAAATCACTATTCAAGAATTTCTTGATGGCCCAGTTTCTTTGCGCTCCACGGACGAGTCAATTATGGAAGATATTCTTGAGCAAATGTTGTCAGAGTTAATGAGATAG